The sequence GAGGACCAGAACTCGGCCAAAGCTGAGATAGGAGTCAGATTagatattaataaaaaactTTTCACTGTCGGGGTGGTCCGGCACTGCACcggctgctcagggaggtgggggggtcaccagccctggaggggcttAAGAGGCGCCCGGATCTGGCGCTGGGTGATGCGGTTTAGGAGTTACAGCGGCGGTGCTGGTGGAGGGTTGGACTGGACGGACTAAGAAGTCTCCCGACGTTGCTGCCTCCATGACTGTACGATTTCACGATCCCACGACCCCCACTCCACAGCTCCCCGCTTCTGNNNNNNNNNNNNNNNNNNNNNNNNNNNNNNNNNNNNNNNNNNNNNNNNNNNNNNNNNNNNNNNNNNNNNNNNNNNNNNNNNNNNNNNNNNNNNNNNNNNNNNNNNNNNNNNNNNNNNNNNNNNNNNNNNNNNNNNNNNNNNNNNNNNNNNNNNNNNNNNNNNNNNNNNNNNNNNNNNNNNNNNNNNNNNNNNNNNNNNNNNNNNNNNNNNNNNNNNNNNNNNNNNNNNNNNNNNNNNNNNNNNNNNNNNNNNNNNNNNNNNNNNNNNNNNNNNNNNNNNNNNNNNNNNNNNNNNNNNNNNNNNNNNNNNNNNNNNNNNNNNNNNNNNNNNNNNNNNNNNNNNNNNNNNNNNNNNNNNNNNNNNNNNNNNNNNNNNNNNNNNNNNNNNNNNNNNNNNNNNNNNNNNNNNNNNNNNNNNNNNNNNNNNNNNNNNNNNNNNNGGCTGttcggggctgggctgggggcagtgcAGTGGGCGCTGGGCTGTGCGCAGGGGAAGGGCAGCGTCCGGGCGGGGGAGGGAGGCCGCCTGCCAGGTGTGCCCCGCTTTTGTTGCTGTGAAGAGCAGTTTAACTGGCTACTTCATTCATCAGACTTGGGATTTTTATACTCTGTGTGCCTGGTTTTAATCTCCCCTCCCTTGGAAATTAAGTTTATGTTATTCTGCAAGTTGACTCCTAGTTGagtgtttcctttcttccccttaaAACTACAGACGGCTAATAAGAAATGTATGTTTCAGGGGCAGTGAGTTTCTTTGTTCTGGATGGAGTACAGGCTAGGcagtgaaaagaaaggaattagtgaaggaaaaaaagtaactATTTGATCCATCAAACAGTGTTTGTCAGTATTTCCACTCCAGGTCTATTTGTGTTGCCCCTCACCCGCTCTGATGGGTAGGCAGTAAGAATTTGGGACAAAAACCTGTAGGAAATGGGAGAGTTTTTAACTTTAGGAGTCATGAAACAACTTGCTTTCTAAAAGCAGTTTTCCTGGAAGTGAGTTTTAGCCATGATGTGTTTTTTATGTGTGGTGTTTGTGTTGCTAATTCTGTCACCATGATTGAATATTAGTATCTGTTTCTGAAGCTGAGGCATCTCTGGATCTAAAATCATCTGTCAGTGTTGTGTAATTGTAAACAGTGCAACCACCGTTTATAGTGCCAAATAGTTTGGGGTAAATATCATAAATCAGTTGTGGTTTAGCTGCTGAACTTCCAGCtgctattaaaacaaaaaaacctaagcATATTTTAGGAATAATAggaaatttctctttctcagtCTGAAGGTGCATCAATAGTTGCTGGGAGTCCCTGGCATTTAAGCATATATCCTTCTAAAACTTCAGGAATGATTTGACGTGTAAGGCCAGATGCAATACAGTTTTATAGGCAAAATATGCTTGTTTGTGTTTCAAGCAGCTTAGCTATTACTGATAGTTTTTATCTGTTTGGGGAGGGTAGCAGTAAGGTTGACCTCACTCACAATATGCCAGCTAGCTATAAATATGAAATTACCTTGCAATGGCCTTTCCTCATATTTATCTCTACATGTGCAACTAGCTGGCTTAAACCTGAGGAGAGTTCAGAATTCCCTAAACTTGTCCTAGCTAAGAACTGAACAAGTTAATGTTGTTATGAGAATTCAGACAAGTAGTTTTTTCAGCAACAATAAGTGAGTTAGATGTGAAATGGTTGACTTTGAACCTCAGCAGAGAGGCACCATGGTGTCTGCTTCATATGAGATGAGTTGAGTCTTCTTTGTTTCACGGTTGGTTAAAGAATAATTCATACTAAAAATGTGCCATGTAAACAAGAGCTCTGTTGTAACTGAACCTCAGCAAACATACAAGTTCCATGAATAACGTGATTCAGTGTCCCCTCTATAATATTTTACTTACAAGTAACCTGATACAAGCACTTGGTTGAGTGCTTCATTTCTAGAGTGTGTAACTTTCCAGTGAGCCTTGAAAGTGTTTAATGAAAGTATTGTtgcttttctaaaatgaaaaattaatttggcagGCCAAAATATGGCAAGTATGGTTTCCcagtttaaatgaaaatgcactCTGAAAGTCTAaaatttattctgcattttttaaggTGCCTCTGGATTTGAATCTGGTAGTGATGTGCTGCAAACATGAATAGTTTGCTACTTTTTAGGTTTAAAACAATTGGCTGTTAAACTctctctgcatctttttttAGCTGTCCTTTGGATACAGGAAAGGGATAGTGGGCTCTGCATCTGGATTTAATGCTCACCTTGTTTTTTATGTAGTTCTGCAAAGCCCTCCCAGCATTGGGGAGATGCTGAATTTGCCTGAGGGTGCGTTGTTACAGCTCTTTCTGACTTACTTCATTATAATAACTGCTGCCAGCAAAAGACTTTCCTCCAGGAACATGGgcaatgtttctttttaaccaGTGGTTCAGTAGTTTCATTTGAGTTAGCATAAGGTTGGAAATCTGTTTCACTGTCTAcaaattcaataaaaattaGTGCCTGGGAAGAGGCACTGGGACCTTGTGTACTGATGGAAGGGGACTTTGCAGCATCTTCTCATTTTTTGTTGGTAAAACATGCAATGGTGAAAGATGAAGAACTtaactgcaggaaaagctttccTGAGAACTTCCTCCTTTGTAGACCTCAGCTCATTCTGTGCGAGGAAGAATTTGCTAATGGAGATAATGCTAATCATGTATGATTCTACAAGATGTCATGAATCCACAGAGGGAAGGATGACATCTCTTTGAAGTTCTTATGCCTAGAAGTCAGGTGTGTTAAGTTTTTCAGGGACACTTTTCCCCACTAATCTGAAAGGCATTTGCTTCCACCCTTTAGTTCCTGTCCCACTCAAGACTTCTCTTGGGAAGTTGCATAGTGCAGGAGTGTGTATTTCTGCATGTGAATGCTAAAAAGTTTGCAGTGTGACATATGCTGTATTCTTCATATGATTTCTTGTCTATGAAGGAAATTTGTGGCAATAGTTTTCTGTCAGAGAAGTTAGTGCTTTGTGCATAGTGTTGAATGTTTCTCATCCTTTTCTCAGGTCCTGTGAAAGCAGATATGCttacaagaaatatttcttctacaAGTGAGAATGAAACACTGAGTAGATCCCAAAATTTGACAGACAGCTTGCAGAGTTTAACCTCAGCAAGAAAGGAGGCATTCCCAACAACAGCCAAAATCAATTCAGTGATGGCAGGACAGCCACTTACACCCAATGGTGACTCTTTGGCACCTGTTGTCCCTGCTAGTCCAGTATCACAGGTGGATGTTGATGCTTCTGAAGATACTAAAATTGAGGAAGAAGATCTTCTAACAGATTTGAAAGACACACTAAGTAATTCCCCACCCATCATAAAAGAAGCTATGGAGTCAGATGGAGATGACTATGCGTACGAAATGACACCGAATTCCAGATATAATCCAGACCTTCTAGAGATGTCAGAAGATGACAACTCTGACACCATCAGTAATTACAATGAGGAGATCAAGACCCTTGATGAGAAGATAAAAGCTGTTTCTATCTCAGGGTTGGATGAAGAAGAAGacagccactttttttttcatctggttGTAGTTGCCTTCTTAGTAGCTGTTGTTTATGTCACCTATCACAATAAGAGGAAGGTAGGTGTGCTCTGAAAGGTTGAGAGAAACAGCTGGagtgtttaaaataaagttgCATTCCCTTGTACATATTTTTGAGAAGACGAACTTAGCTTTTTGAAGAATGAAATTTTTGACCATTTAGTCTTGTGGTGATACTAATATGCAGATCATTAGTGTCATTTTTATCTGCACAATGAACATGAACTTGAATCAAACATGTATTGTAAGAAAATGAGTTAATTTGTAACACCAGTAATCAATCAGTGCAGTAATGGACACAGGCAGTGCACAACATGAATTCTCTAAAGGAGACCTGAACCAAGTCAAGTGGGGGTGAAACTAAGGgtgaaactaatttttttctgcacaggaaAACAACAAATTAAGGGAGGTTTAATTGCAAACGGTGTGGGAATGTTCTTGTTATGATTGTGATAATCCTTCTAATAGTCACTTTAGTATGGTCTTAATATCACAGACGTTCTGAGAGTGTAACTACAAACCTTTAGCAATAGAAAAGCTACTGAGTTACTATTTTCAGGTAAATGTTTATTCAGTGCATATTAATACTCTGTGTCTCAAAAATGGCCTGACTGGTGTTACTCCAAAATATATTCCTagtattaaaaattaacttcagcCTAATCAGACACAATAGAGGTGCATGCACAAATTTGCATTAAactttagattattttttagATATGAGAAAAGTGTAGTGTTTACTTTGCGGAGAACACTGATTTGGGTGAGGATTTGCAGGactctgaaaagaaagcagctaaaaccccaaaaccttctttactgtgcagtaGCCTATTTGTAATGTGCATTGCCAGTTCTTTATAGGGGAATATGTTGAAGACtattgcattttgaaaatttatcAGAGAGCAGTTCAAATAAGtgattaaaaatgcattatctTTGCCATAGTAATGCCCTTACTAGCATGGGAGGTGAAACCAATGATGTCAGTACCACTGTGAAGCTGTCTATCAAACTCAGAATGTTTCTGCACAGCATCTCTTAAGTTGtcccatttttcttcagatCTTCTTACTGGTGCAGAGCCGAAGGTGGAGGGATGgcctgtgctccaggacagTGGAATATCATCGCTTGGATCAAAACGTGAACGAAGCGATGCCTTCCCTGAAAATAACCAATGACTACGTGTTTTGAAAGCACTGTGATTTGAGTTTGCTAAACTTATCACTCTTTGCCTGCCCAGTTGTGTAATGATATTCAGGTATTCTGAGTAAGCTGCTTGTATGGAAATGAGATGTACTCTTTTTGACCTGGATGTTTTGGAGATTAAATCTCATGGAAGATCAAAGGCATGATCCATCTGTTTGCTACTTTAGTCAGGTTTTATATCAACTCTAAAGACAGAGAGTTTAATAAATTAGTGCTCTTTCCATTTGTTAAGCATCATTCCCTTCTGTCTGGAGCAGTCTTGATAGTCATACTACAAAATAAtaagcataaaatattttaggtcTAATAAATTAATGATTTTGGCATCACTAAATCAAATTAATGATCTCCTTTCTAATCACTTACATGACTCACAAATTCCACTATATTTCAAACTTAAAATacaattacttttttccatGCTTAAATTCTGATGCTGCAAGTctttaatctcattttttctgattctgttttcttgtttcataATTTGATCCTATTTTGGCGAAACAGCTAGAATGgcaatttaataatttctctaTGTGTTCATgctataaataatttaaaaataattagatataatccattttatttcagagttttTTACCataaatttcttaaaatgtttaGGGTGTTTGTGAAGGTATGCAGCTTCTTGActgtccctttttttctcagatgCTATTTATGACTACTTCACTGTCTCTGTAATTAATGAGTGGAAAACAAGCCTTGTTGAATAATCTTACTAATATATAGATAGCTGAGAGGCTTTCAATACATCAAAGCTTTCTGTTGAATTTTAAGACAGTTGGGAAATGGCTATATGATTTGTTATATTATAAATGGGAGAAACTGGTAGAATAActtatttggttgtttttctgaCCACGTTACAGATGGGTAAAAGTAAAGGTGTGGGGGCTACCAGTCTGTGGACAGTGCACTCTCATTTTTGACAAACGTTAATGCATTAGTGTAAATCAAGTTTCTGCTACAgtaggtttttttggggttttgtttggttgtttattttttttttaatttgtgttttgtacttccattatttatgttttcatgagttgtaaaatataaaatttttgttttctgtacatTCTGTTTGTGATTTAGTTTTTAGACTGATAATTTGTAAATAATGGTGAATCAGAACCCTGTAATTAATGACTTGGTATTCAAGTAGTTATGTAACATTTGGAAACAAATCTGCTCCATGCCTGTTGGCATGAGGAGTCTGAAGGCATGATACAGTCTTAGGAATGAAATGCTAAAAGTTCTATATCCTACTGTTATATGCATTCTTTTTATAAGTACAGGAAgtaaaacacaaacaaaatatcccaaaacccTTTTcttgcagtaatttttattgtatttggACTTGTATCACTTAATATTTTGAataaggtttttaaaataaattacaataataaGCCTGTGTTTCTTATCTCAACTATTTCACTGCTTTTGTACAGTAACTCATGATAAAGAACTTGTCTTGCTTATGTTTGGAATTGGAAACCATTTCAAAACCATCTTCTCTGTTGCCCATACTGGATGTTTGAAGGTTTGTTATATGCATCTGTTAAATGGTGTATAggattgtcctggtttggaggacaggtatctgccaataaaggcagaagtcttcctcTGAAATAGAGACCCCAGTTCcatttccccccacccccccccccccccccccccccccccccccccccccccccccccccccccccccccccccccccccccccccccccccccccccccccccccccccccccccccccccccccccccccccccccccccccccccccccccccccccccccccccccccccccccccccccccccccccccccccccccccccccccccccccccccccccccccccccccccccccccccccccccccccccccccccccccccccccccccccccccccccccccccccccccccccccccccccccccccccccccccccccccccccccccccccccccccccccccccccccccccccccccccccccccccccccccccccccccccccccccccccccccccccccccccccccccccccccccccccccccccccccccccccccccccccccccccccccccccccccccccccccccccccccccccccccccccccccccccccccccccccccccccccccccccccccccccccccccccccccccccccccccccccccccccccccccccccccccccccccccccccccccccccccccccccccccccccccccccccccccccccccccccccccccccccccccccccccccccccccccccccccccccccccccccccccccccccccccccccccccccccccccccccccccccccccccccccccccccccccccccccccccccccccccccccccccccccccccccccccccccccccccccccccccccccccccccccccccccccccccccccccccccccccccccccccccccccccccccccccccccccccccccccccccccccccccccccccccccccccccccccccccccccccccccccgtccccttccgggagccgctcccacctaccccctttgtccagagacatcagaggtcctgggtgtgacccggccagctccatcggcatgacaatgggaaaaattccccaaattgacacagtaacagaaaacactcaacccccaacaaggATAGATAGCAAGGtttaaattaaagattttaaGCTATGAGAATTAATACATTCtttaacatgatttttttaGCTTAAGTTGTTTAGTCTATAATTCTTGTGGAAGATACTTGAAATTCTTACCTGAACATACCTACTTTGAAGTGTAACACTGGTGTGGTCAAGATCTGAAAGGCTGTTTCTAAGGAGAGATATTTATTAATCTTTACAGTTTTTAAGCTGTTCCTTACAACAAACCCACTTAATTTCTGGAGGAGGAATGCACACAGCTAATGGCATGATTGACAGCTTTCCCTAAAAAGCTCACAGAAGGCAAAGGTCTGGTTCAGCTTAGTTAACCAGGTTGTTTTGCAGTCAGCACGTTTTAAAATGCTTGTATGTTTAGCTGTGCAATGACAATACTTGTCCCACAGATGTGCAATGTTTATTCGGTATTTAGGCCTTATGACCTGCAGCTCCCTTGGGCTGGACTGTAAGAGTTAAATCAATGCTCTGCTGAATTGCCCATGTAGCTGTTCTCTGAAAATGCTCTTCATGAGGTTAGCTTAGAGGAAAAAATCACATGATAAGCCTTTTGCTCGTGAAGTCATACTAGGACTGAAACCTTTTGAGTTGGGTAAGTGACGTTTGAGGTCATTAAATGATGGTTTGCACATCTTCTACAGCTTTGCCTCACTCAAATACTTAAGCACACAAATACTCAAAGCACTTAGGATGAACAGTTATTCTTTGCTTGCTGTTTGAGGTCATTAAATGATGGTTTGCACATCTTCTACAGCTTTGCCTCACTCAAATACTTAAGCACTCAAATACTCAAAGCACTTAAGATGAACAGTTATTCTTTGCTTGCACTGTGGTGCACATCCTCTGTCACAGAAGTAAgaaaaacttcttaaaaatagaaaaaaaatttaaaattatgtttttcattaATGATAATAAGAGCAGCTtatgagaataattttaaattcaaagggAATTAATATGAATTTGAAATCCTTGAAGTTCTTTAAACAGTGGGCTTAGTTTGGGGAGTTACCTAAATAGATGTTCGGTAACTAATTGgatagtaatttattttaaggacTTGTGGTGAGTCTGTCTCTGTCACGTTGACAGTTACTGCAGCAAGTTGCCCGAGGAGATGGTTTGATCACAGCAAAGTTTGTGGATGCATCACAGCAAATGATACTGTCACGATAATACCAGTATTCTTGAAACCTGTCCAGTGCTGATGCCCTGGCGTGCAGTGCCAGTTAACAGCGGTGATCTCCTAGAGGAGACACCCTGCCATCCAGGTCCCTGCTGCGTGGCAGTGTAAAAGTGCAGCTGCATTTGTAGCAGGGTGATCCCGGAAGCCAAGTTGGCAAATGGCGATCTCAGCTCCACCCTGGCCCGGGGTGGTGCCTAGTTGTTTCTCTAGCTCGCTTGTGTGTCGCTCTCCCGTGGAGAAGGGACCTCGCTCTTGCGCAGGTGAAAGGTTTGACACGCACGCAATGgctctgactttttttttccaaggatatttttttcattctcgATAGCCTTTGGACTCTTGCCTGAGCAAGGGAAGTGCTCGCTGAATTGGCTTGGGCGGTCAATAGCCGTTGCCTAATAGCACCGATAAAGGGGGAAAGGTTTTTCCTGATCTGGTTTTACAAGGGCTGTAGCAGCATGAGGAGAGGGTGGCATGTGTCATCCACTGTGCAATAAAAGAGCCATTTGCTGACGGCGCAATCAGGGCTGAACTACTGggctttaatttctttaattgaaTTTGCTTGTGGAAAAATAAGAGCAGGCAGTCAAAAATTCATGAAATGCTGAGatcaaacaggaaaaagcaaGTGGATTTATTTCACATCTCACCAACAAAAAATGTCTTGATGGATTTCTTTATCAGAGAAGGGAAACTTTCTGACATTAAGGTGAATTATTACTTCCATCAATATTCtgataaaaggaataaaatatttctgaacacCTTTCTGATTAAACTGAGATGAAAGTTCAAGCTCTATTTATGCAGATTCTTGTTAGTGGCTGAG is a genomic window of Ficedula albicollis isolate OC2 chromosome 13, FicAlb1.5, whole genome shotgun sequence containing:
- the C13H5orf15 gene encoding keratinocyte-associated transmembrane protein 2; its protein translation is MTGKGSVRAGEGGRLPGPVKADMLTRNISSTSENETLSRSQNLTDSLQSLTSARKEAFPTTAKINSVMAGQPLTPNGDSLAPVVPASPVSQVDVDASEDTKIEEEDLLTDLKDTLSNSPPIIKEAMESDGDDYAYEMTPNSRYNPDLLEMSEDDNSDTISNYNEEIKTLDEKIKAVSISGLDEEEDSHFFFHLVVVAFLVAVVYVTYHNKRKIFLLVQSRRWRDGLCSRTVEYHRLDQNVNEAMPSLKITNDYVF